A genomic window from Promicromonospora sukumoe includes:
- a CDS encoding FtsW/RodA/SpoVE family cell cycle protein gives MSVLQPEVKAPARVAEAVLLVVALALGMGGMWMVGYSLEDGLPEGFWTYSIVLAALAFTMHIVLRLRAPYADQVILPAVVLLNSISMAMILRQDLVGINGANASRHLMWTSLGIIVAAVALFVIRDHRSLRRLTYTAMIVGIVLVVLPLIPGLGREINGAQIWIFIGPFSLQPAEFAKIAFAVFFAGYLVANRDTLALAGKKFVGLQLPRLRDLGPILIVWAVSLAVLVGEKDLGTSLLFFGLFVGMLYLATDRVGWIVIGLVMFAGGAVVAWSIFSHVQLRVDIWLDALNPELMTGPSYQLVQGLFAMSYGGMFGAGWGGGYPEYVPFAFSDFIYAALGEELGLTGLLAILLVYLVIVQRGLRHAVGVRDGFGKLLAGGLAFVMALQLFVVVGGITRVIPLTGLTLPFMAQGGSSLLANWIVIALMLRISDAARRPSALPTRGALAEPAPVAAATSGAIEVGGPGVGPVQAGTEAGAGRNSTPDDATQIVRGVDL, from the coding sequence ATGAGCGTCCTCCAGCCCGAGGTGAAGGCCCCGGCCCGTGTCGCCGAGGCCGTGCTGCTCGTCGTCGCGCTCGCGCTCGGCATGGGCGGCATGTGGATGGTGGGCTACTCGCTCGAGGACGGCCTGCCCGAGGGCTTCTGGACGTACTCGATCGTGCTGGCCGCGCTGGCCTTCACGATGCACATCGTGCTGCGCCTGCGCGCGCCGTACGCCGACCAGGTGATCCTGCCCGCCGTGGTGCTGCTGAACAGCATCAGCATGGCGATGATCCTGCGACAGGACCTGGTCGGCATCAACGGCGCGAACGCGTCCCGGCACCTGATGTGGACGTCGCTGGGCATCATCGTGGCGGCCGTCGCCCTCTTCGTGATCCGCGACCACCGCAGCCTGCGCCGCCTGACCTACACGGCGATGATCGTCGGCATCGTGCTGGTGGTCCTGCCCCTGATCCCGGGCCTGGGCCGCGAGATCAACGGCGCCCAGATCTGGATCTTCATCGGTCCGTTCTCCCTGCAGCCCGCCGAGTTCGCCAAGATCGCGTTCGCCGTGTTCTTCGCGGGCTACCTGGTCGCGAACCGCGACACGCTGGCGCTGGCCGGCAAGAAGTTCGTGGGCCTGCAGCTTCCGCGCCTGCGCGACCTCGGCCCCATCCTCATCGTCTGGGCGGTGTCGCTGGCGGTCCTCGTCGGCGAGAAGGACCTCGGGACCTCGCTGCTGTTCTTCGGCCTGTTCGTCGGCATGCTCTACCTCGCCACGGACCGCGTGGGCTGGATCGTCATCGGCCTCGTGATGTTCGCCGGCGGCGCCGTCGTGGCCTGGTCGATCTTCAGCCACGTGCAGCTCCGCGTGGACATCTGGCTGGACGCGCTCAACCCCGAGCTGATGACCGGCCCGTCGTACCAGCTCGTCCAGGGCCTGTTCGCCATGTCCTACGGCGGCATGTTCGGCGCCGGCTGGGGTGGCGGCTACCCCGAATACGTGCCGTTCGCCTTCTCCGACTTCATCTACGCCGCTCTGGGCGAGGAGCTCGGCCTCACCGGCCTGCTCGCGATCCTGCTCGTCTACCTGGTGATCGTGCAGCGCGGCCTGCGGCACGCGGTGGGTGTCCGGGACGGCTTCGGGAAGCTGCTCGCGGGCGGCCTCGCGTTCGTGATGGCGCTCCAGCTCTTCGTCGTGGTGGGCGGCATCACCCGAGTCATCCCACTCACCGGCCTGACCCTGCCGTTCATGGCGCAGGGCGGATCCTCCCTGCTCGCGAACTGGATTGTCATCGCCCTCATGCTGCGCATCTCCGACGCCGCCCGACGCCCCTCCGCGCTGCCCACCCGCGGCGCGCTGGCCGAGCCGGCGCCCGTCGCCGCAGCCACCAGCGGTGCCATCGAGGTCGGTGGCCCCGGTGTGGGCCCGGTGCAGGCCGGGACCGAGGCCGGCG